One genomic window of Desulfuromonas sp. AOP6 includes the following:
- a CDS encoding AAA family ATPase, giving the protein MAQIIVVANQKGGVGKTTTAVNLSASLAAAEKRTLLVDMDPQGNACSGLGVNKGSLELTIYNALLGEAKPKDILLHTQMPNLDILPANTDLIGAEIELVSALAREVKLQGVLREIESEYDFIIIDCPPSLGLLTVNALTAADSVLIPLQCEFYAMEGLSQLTKTIRLIQKELNPRLKIGGILLTMFDGRNNLSHLVSDEIRNHFSDKVFDSVIPRNVRLSEAPSHGLPVILYDITSRGAIAYLELAKEIIEMES; this is encoded by the coding sequence ATGGCCCAAATAATTGTTGTAGCTAATCAAAAAGGTGGTGTGGGAAAGACCACTACCGCCGTAAATCTGTCGGCTTCGCTGGCTGCTGCTGAAAAAAGGACACTCCTGGTGGACATGGACCCACAGGGGAATGCTTGCAGTGGACTTGGGGTCAATAAGGGCTCTCTGGAGTTGACGATCTATAATGCCCTGCTCGGTGAAGCCAAGCCCAAAGATATACTTCTTCATACCCAAATGCCTAACCTGGACATTCTTCCGGCCAATACAGATCTTATCGGTGCTGAGATTGAACTGGTTTCGGCTTTAGCCAGGGAAGTGAAGCTGCAGGGCGTTTTGCGTGAAATTGAGTCTGAGTATGATTTTATTATAATAGATTGCCCTCCTTCCCTTGGCTTGCTGACTGTCAATGCCCTGACCGCTGCCGACAGTGTTCTTATTCCCCTTCAGTGTGAATTTTACGCCATGGAAGGGTTAAGCCAGTTGACCAAAACCATACGCCTTATTCAGAAAGAGTTGAATCCTCGGCTAAAAATAGGCGGCATTTTGTTGACCATGTTTGACGGGCGCAATAATTTATCCCACCTGGTGAGCGATGAAATACGGAACCACTTCTCCGATAAGGTGTTTGACTCGGTTATTCCGAGAAACGTTCGGCTTTCCGAGGCTCCTAGCCATGGTCTGCCGGTGATTTTATATGACATCACCTCTCGCGGAGCGATCGCCTATCTGGAATTAGCTAAAGAAATCATAGAGATGGAGAGTTAG
- the rsmG gene encoding 16S rRNA (guanine(527)-N(7))-methyltransferase RsmG, which produces MKDVTLLKEWAQRVALTLSDQQAEALLWYLDELLEWNKKINLTAINNRLEGIEKHLIDSLTLLPLVSSAGSLLDLGSGAGLPGIPLKIVLPDLHVVMVDAIQKRILFQRHICRRLALSGIESRHGRAEDLASRGEMKGSFNVVVSRAFSDLKTFVGLAVPFLDKDGLLISMKGSEGEAEYEASSAWLREVGVSCLEIRNLELPASGSKRTLLVLKRDL; this is translated from the coding sequence ATGAAGGATGTGACCCTGTTAAAGGAGTGGGCACAGAGAGTTGCTTTGACGTTGTCTGATCAGCAGGCAGAGGCTCTATTGTGGTATTTGGATGAATTGTTGGAGTGGAATAAGAAGATAAACCTGACCGCCATCAATAATCGCCTTGAAGGCATTGAAAAACATCTCATCGATTCCTTGACCCTGTTGCCTCTTGTTAGCTCTGCAGGGAGTCTTCTCGACCTGGGGTCAGGGGCTGGACTTCCAGGGATCCCGTTGAAGATAGTTTTGCCGGATCTCCATGTAGTTATGGTTGACGCTATTCAAAAAAGGATTCTTTTTCAGCGCCACATCTGTCGTCGATTGGCCCTTTCTGGTATAGAATCCCGTCATGGGCGGGCTGAGGATTTGGCCTCTAGGGGTGAGATGAAAGGTTCTTTCAATGTAGTTGTTTCAAGGGCATTTTCGGATTTAAAAACATTCGTAGGGTTGGCCGTTCCGTTCCTTGATAAGGATGGCCTCCTTATCAGTATGAAGGGCTCTGAGGGTGAAGCAGAATATGAGGCCAGTAGTGCCTGGCTTCGTGAGGTCGGTGTGAGTTGTCTGGAGATAAGGAATTTGGAACTCCCGGCATCGGGATCAAAAAGGACCCTTTTGGTTCTTAAGAGGGACCTGTAG